In Solobacterium moorei, a single genomic region encodes these proteins:
- the dnaB gene encoding replicative DNA helicase — translation MPRVLPSAPEAEASLLGTMLVYPSSSRTALEEGLEADDFFIEANRRIYHACEELYQEGTQIDSTTVATRLKDTDLLDKSGGMEYILNLMNAAVTSANTLTYVNLIRDKAMMRRMIEAAERVAEEGFNGQTDLNDYLDRSEKEILNVSRNRKAGEFKNPNDVLNEVLKTIRAASENSSEITGLKTGFNDFDRITHGLQRGDMIVLAARPSMGKTAVALNLAMNVALIPQAQKGAIAIFSLEMGAEQLAMRLLSAKSHIQGDKLKTGRLTNEEWNRINEASAELKASNIYIDDMAGIKIPEIFSKCRRLQAEHGLNMVMIDYIQLISGPSDRSSGNRQQEVSDISRSLKALARELKVPVVALSQLSRNVEAREDKRPMLSDLRESGAIEQDADIVMMLYRESYYNEEAKEQAKESGTERLEINLAKHRNGATGRVYVAFEADTNALYNIAPNRPQ, via the coding sequence ATGCCACGTGTATTGCCTTCTGCACCTGAAGCGGAAGCTAGTTTGCTTGGAACCATGCTTGTATATCCAAGTTCTTCTCGTACAGCGCTAGAAGAAGGGCTTGAAGCTGACGATTTCTTCATTGAAGCCAATCGTCGTATTTATCATGCATGTGAAGAATTGTATCAAGAAGGAACACAGATTGATTCCACCACTGTTGCTACGCGTTTAAAGGATACTGATCTTTTAGATAAGTCCGGTGGAATGGAGTATATTTTAAACTTAATGAACGCAGCAGTAACGAGTGCGAATACACTAACATATGTGAATTTGATTCGTGATAAAGCGATGATGCGTCGTATGATTGAAGCTGCTGAAAGAGTTGCGGAAGAAGGATTTAATGGACAAACAGATTTAAATGATTACTTGGATCGTTCTGAGAAAGAAATCTTGAATGTATCTCGTAATCGTAAAGCTGGTGAGTTTAAGAATCCAAATGATGTCTTAAATGAAGTGTTAAAGACCATCCGTGCAGCTTCGGAGAATTCATCTGAGATTACAGGGTTAAAGACGGGCTTTAATGATTTTGATCGTATTACGCATGGCTTACAGCGTGGAGATATGATTGTTTTAGCCGCACGTCCGTCTATGGGTAAGACTGCGGTTGCGCTAAACCTAGCGATGAACGTTGCACTAATTCCACAAGCACAAAAGGGTGCAATTGCGATTTTCTCACTTGAGATGGGTGCGGAACAGCTCGCAATGCGTCTATTAAGTGCGAAGAGTCATATCCAAGGTGATAAGTTAAAGACAGGTCGTTTAACCAATGAAGAGTGGAACCGTATTAACGAAGCTTCGGCAGAATTAAAAGCTTCTAATATCTATATCGATGATATGGCAGGAATCAAGATTCCTGAAATTTTCTCGAAGTGTCGCCGATTACAGGCGGAACATGGATTAAACATGGTTATGATTGACTATATTCAGTTGATTAGTGGACCATCGGATCGTTCTAGTGGAAACCGTCAACAGGAAGTATCTGATATTTCACGTAGTTTAAAAGCACTTGCGCGCGAATTAAAGGTACCTGTTGTGGCATTATCACAGTTAAGTCGTAACGTTGAAGCGCGTGAAGATAAGCGGCCGATGTTAAGTGACTTACGTGAATCTGGAGCGATTGAGCAGGATGCCGATATCGTTATGATGTTGTATCGTGAGTCTTACTATAACGAAGAGGCGAAAGAACAAGCAAAAGAATCTGGAACAGAGCGTCTAGAAATCAATCTTGCAAAGCATCGTAATGGTGCGACGGGCAGGGTATATGTAGCGTTTGAAGCAGATACAAACGCACTCTATAACATTGCCCCAAATAGACCACAATAA
- the rplI gene encoding 50S ribosomal protein L9, whose protein sequence is MKVILKQDVKKVGKRGDIVDVSDGYGRNFLIARGLAVAESKASLEILKEQKSEEAALEAQREEEARKKAALLEKTVITFTVKSGKEGRVFGSVSTKQIVEALNKQGIIIEKRKIIDMEPIHSLGTTRVKVELHKNVIGTIVVKVLGSEN, encoded by the coding sequence ATGAAAGTAATTCTTAAACAAGATGTTAAAAAAGTAGGTAAGCGTGGAGATATCGTTGATGTATCTGACGGCTACGGAAGAAATTTCTTAATAGCAAGAGGGCTTGCGGTAGCGGAATCTAAGGCTAGCTTAGAAATCTTAAAAGAACAGAAATCTGAAGAAGCTGCACTAGAAGCACAGCGTGAAGAAGAAGCACGCAAGAAAGCTGCCTTATTAGAAAAGACAGTGATTACTTTTACAGTGAAGTCTGGTAAAGAAGGAAGAGTCTTCGGCTCTGTATCTACAAAGCAGATTGTGGAGGCTTTGAATAAACAAGGTATTATTATCGAAAAGCGTAAGATTATTGATATGGAGCCGATTCATAGTCTTGGCACAACAAGAGTAAAAGTTGAATTACACAAGAATGTAATCGGTACGATTGTTGTGAAAGTACTGGGAAGTGAGAACTAA